The Pongo abelii isolate AG06213 chromosome 20, NHGRI_mPonAbe1-v2.0_pri, whole genome shotgun sequence genome window below encodes:
- the MAMSTR gene encoding MEF2-activating motif and SAP domain-containing transcriptional regulator translates to MTLAASSQRSQIIRSKFRSVLQLRIHRRNQEQISDPDPWISASGPPLAPALPSGTAPFLFSPGVLLPEPEYCPPWRSPKKESPKISQRWRESKPRGNLTYHQYMPPEPRQGSRADPQAEGSALGPPGPSLWEGTDSQQPHPRMKPSPLNPCPPGVPSPSPPPHKLELQTLKLEELTVSELRQQLRLRGLPVSGTKSMLLERMRGGAPPRERPKPRREDNPAGAHWPRLRPKALAATRRQGSVKPSAASHRPPLPRAADTPGTAPAPTPTPAPAAAPALTPSSAPGSAALTLEEELQEAIRRAQLLPNRGIDDILEDQVEPDDPLPPIPLDFPGSFDVLSPSPDSEGLSSVFSSSLPSPTNSSSPSPRDPTDSLDWLEALSGGPPLGSGPPPPSIFSADLSDSSSSRLWDLLEDPW, encoded by the exons TCCTCCAGCTTCGGATCCACAGACGGAATCAGGAGCAGA TCTCGGATCCGGACCCGTGGATCTCAGCCTCAGGCCCTCCTCTGGCCCCGGCCTTGCCCTCTGGCACGGCCCCTTTCCTCTTCAGCCCTGGGGTCCTGCTCCCCGAGCCAGAATATTGTCCTCCTTGGAGGTCCCCAAAGAAG GAGTCTCCCAAGATCTCCCAACGTTGGAGGGAGTCCAAGCCCAGGGGGAACTTGACATACCACCAGTACATGCCCCCAGAGCCGAGACAGGGATCCAGGGCGGACCCCCAAGCTGAGGGGTCCGCCCTGGGTCCTCCCGGGCCATCTCTGTGGGAAGGGACAGACTCGCAGCAGCCACATCCTAG GATGAAGCCCTCTCCCCTCAATCCCTGCCCACCGGGAGTCCCTAGCCCCTCGCCCCCTCCACACAAGTTGGAACTTCAGACCCTTAAACTGGAGGAGCTGACG GTCTCAGAGCTCCGGCAGCAGCTGCGCCTGCGGGGCCTCCCAGTGTCGGGGACCAAGTCTATGCTCCTGGAGCGCATGCGCGGCGGCGCGCCGCCCCGCGAGCGGCCGAAGCCGCGGCGCGAGGACAATCCCGCGGGGGCTCACTGGCCGCGCCTCAGGCCCAAGGCCCTGGCAGCCACCCGGCGTCAGGGCTCG GTCAAGCCCAGCGCAGCATCTCACAGGCCACCTCTTCCACGTGCCGCGGATACCCCGGGGACTGCTCCGGCTCCAACTCCCACTCCGGCtcctgctgcagctccagcccTGACCCCTTCCTCAGCGCCGGGCTCAGCGGCTCTGACTCTGGAGGAGGAGCTGCAGGAAGCGATCCGGAGGGCGCAG TTGCTTCCTAACCGGGGCATCGATGACATCCTGGAGGATCAGGTGGAGCCTGACG ACCCCCTGCCCCCTATTCCCCTGGACTTCCCTGGCTCCTTCGACGTGCTGTCCCCCTCCCCGGACTCTGAAGGCCTCTCATCTGTTTTCTCCTCTTCACTCCCGTCTCCCACGaactcctcctccccttctcccaggGACCCCACGGACTCCCTGGACTGGCTGGAGGCCCTGAGCGGGGGTCCTCCTCTGGGTTCtggtcccccaccccccagcatCTTCTCCGCTGACTTATCTGACTCCAGCAGCAGCCGGCTGTGGGACCTGCTGGAGGATCCGTGGTGA